The Polyangiaceae bacterium genome includes a region encoding these proteins:
- the hutH gene encoding histidine ammonia-lyase, producing the protein MNTGFGALAETRISASEVRRLQKNLVRSHSTGVGPDMPEAAVRGMMLLRAQTLALGHSGVRVEVIELLCQMLERNVVPRVPAQGSVGASGDLAPLAHLALAMIGEGEARVDGELCDGGEALRRAGLVPLELEAKEGLALINGTQYMTAYGVLALCDATELLRVADIAGAMSLDALKGSARPFQDRLMKLRPHPGQAKVAENLRKLLSESAIMESHHDCNKVQDPYSLRCMPQVHGASRDALGWAREVLEREINSATDNPSVFVEPDGSAEVVSGGNFHGQPVAYALDLAAIALAELGNISERRVEQLVNPALSSGLTPFLAKNSGLESGFMIAQVASASLVSENKVLCHPASVDSIPSSAGKEDHVSMGSISARKLEQVVENVRRCLAIELLTAAQGLEQRKPLSGGQGVEAAHAAVRARVPALDDDRPLYRDIEAVAELIRDGSLSRQVSGAVNGLA; encoded by the coding sequence GTGAACACCGGCTTCGGCGCGCTCGCCGAGACGCGCATCAGCGCCTCCGAGGTCCGGCGCCTGCAGAAGAACCTGGTGCGCAGCCACTCGACCGGCGTCGGGCCCGACATGCCAGAGGCGGCGGTGCGGGGCATGATGCTCTTGCGCGCCCAGACCTTGGCCCTCGGTCACTCCGGCGTCCGCGTCGAGGTGATCGAGCTGTTGTGCCAGATGCTCGAACGGAACGTCGTGCCGCGCGTGCCTGCCCAAGGCTCCGTCGGTGCCTCAGGGGATCTGGCGCCGCTGGCACACCTGGCGCTGGCGATGATCGGCGAAGGCGAGGCGCGCGTGGACGGGGAGCTGTGCGATGGAGGTGAGGCGCTCCGGCGGGCCGGGCTCGTCCCGCTCGAGCTCGAGGCGAAGGAGGGCCTCGCGCTGATCAACGGCACTCAGTACATGACCGCGTACGGCGTGCTCGCCCTCTGCGACGCCACCGAGTTGCTCCGAGTGGCTGACATCGCCGGCGCCATGAGCTTGGACGCGCTGAAGGGCTCGGCGCGGCCGTTCCAAGATCGGCTGATGAAGTTGCGCCCCCACCCGGGCCAGGCGAAAGTCGCGGAGAACCTGCGCAAGCTGCTCTCCGAGAGCGCCATCATGGAGAGCCATCACGACTGCAACAAGGTGCAGGACCCGTATTCGCTGCGTTGCATGCCGCAGGTCCACGGCGCCTCTCGCGACGCGCTCGGTTGGGCCAGAGAGGTGCTGGAGCGCGAGATCAACAGCGCGACCGACAACCCCAGCGTGTTCGTGGAGCCAGACGGCAGCGCCGAGGTCGTGAGCGGCGGCAATTTCCACGGTCAGCCCGTGGCCTACGCGCTCGATCTGGCGGCCATCGCCCTGGCGGAGCTCGGCAACATCAGCGAGCGCCGCGTCGAGCAGCTGGTGAACCCGGCGCTCTCCAGCGGGCTCACGCCTTTCCTCGCCAAGAACAGCGGCCTGGAGAGCGGCTTCATGATCGCGCAGGTCGCCAGCGCTTCCCTGGTCAGCGAGAACAAGGTGCTCTGCCACCCCGCCAGCGTGGACTCGATCCCGTCGAGCGCGGGCAAGGAGGACCACGTGAGCATGGGCAGCATCAGCGCGCGCAAGCTCGAGCAGGTGGTGGAGAACGTGCGGCGCTGTCTGGCCATCGAGCTCTTGACCGCGGCGCAGGGCCTGGAGCAGCGCAAGCCGCTCTCGGGCGGCCAGGGGGTGGAGGCCGCGCACGCCGCGGTGCGCGCGCGGGTGCCGGCGCTCGACGACGACCGGCCGCTCTACCGCGACATCGAGGCGGTGGCGGAGCTGATCCGAGACGGGTCCCTCTCCCGGCAGGTCAGCGGCGCGGTGAACGGGCTGGCCTGA